In Nitrospira sp., a single window of DNA contains:
- a CDS encoding M28 family peptidase, with translation MEAIDPRTLPITSASGQRLQQHVSFLASPELAGRLPGSPGNRQAAHYIEEQFRAVGLHPLPSLGGYRQAISPTIGDNILGFLPPPPGPAPARWIVIGAHYDHLGYPFLGADDNASSVAILIETARRMTSLSRHGILFVAFNSEESPYFGKTEMGSQFLFHHLPPEIGHTENLQAVVIMDLMGGVQWPPIKDAIFAAGAETSPTLYQRVKQASAPSLTVFPVGMHLVEEIPEIGHKAFSDYDVFRNHGLPYLFLSAGRTPRYHTAGDVTSTLHYDRMAATVEWLRNVIALIDQDEAPYGFQADRVEWADEVASFREIVNHALQDETRIPGTSRWSLRKLRQDAEWLRDADRLVPTPQNRDRLERISIRVQCLMADYSGCFTF, from the coding sequence ATGGAGGCAATCGACCCACGAACTCTGCCGATTACCTCAGCCTCAGGCCAACGGCTGCAACAGCATGTGTCGTTTCTAGCAAGCCCTGAACTCGCTGGTCGGCTGCCGGGCTCACCCGGAAATCGCCAGGCTGCCCACTATATTGAGGAACAGTTTCGAGCCGTCGGACTCCACCCACTGCCGTCGCTCGGCGGCTACCGACAGGCCATCTCGCCAACGATCGGCGACAACATCCTCGGCTTCCTCCCGCCGCCCCCCGGCCCAGCCCCCGCGCGATGGATTGTCATCGGTGCCCACTACGATCATTTGGGCTATCCCTTCCTCGGCGCGGACGACAATGCCTCCTCCGTCGCCATTCTCATTGAAACGGCGCGACGCATGACGAGCCTCTCTCGCCACGGCATTCTGTTTGTGGCTTTCAACAGCGAGGAATCTCCTTATTTCGGCAAAACCGAGATGGGGTCACAGTTTTTGTTTCACCACCTGCCGCCGGAAATCGGCCATACCGAGAACCTCCAGGCCGTGGTCATCATGGACCTCATGGGCGGCGTACAGTGGCCCCCTATCAAGGATGCGATTTTTGCCGCCGGCGCGGAAACAAGTCCGACGCTGTACCAGCGCGTCAAACAAGCCTCGGCGCCATCGTTGACCGTCTTCCCTGTGGGCATGCACCTGGTCGAGGAAATTCCCGAGATCGGCCACAAGGCCTTCAGCGACTACGACGTCTTCCGCAACCATGGGCTACCGTATTTGTTTCTCTCCGCAGGACGCACCCCGCGGTACCACACTGCCGGAGACGTCACCAGTACCCTACATTACGACCGCATGGCCGCCACCGTCGAATGGCTGCGAAACGTGATCGCCCTGATCGATCAGGATGAGGCGCCCTACGGATTTCAGGCTGATCGTGTGGAGTGGGCCGATGAAGTGGCGTCGTTCCGAGAAATCGTCAACCACGCGCTACAAGACGAGACGCGGATTCCCGGCACGTCGCGATGGTCGTTGCGGAAATTGAGGCAGGATGCGGAATGGCTGCGGGACGCCGATCGTTTAGTGCCGACGCCGCAAAACCGTGATCGGCTGGAGCGGATCTCGATTCGTGTGCAATGCCTGATGGCCGACTACTCCGGCTGTTTCACATTTTGA
- a CDS encoding ferredoxin:thioredoxin reductase — MAEPSKESLDKMWKYVKGFAEKSGTAMHPNEAVTNAVVLGLAAHVDELGKPLCPCNFYPDKQAEAKLRRWMCACDEMQIYKYCHCLLFVREDGMPITEYLPEDHEGRQCYGLITDPTPEKGRALRHKALPMAPKEGTPPTTPESAPQP, encoded by the coding sequence ATGGCTGAACCGAGCAAAGAAAGCCTCGACAAGATGTGGAAGTATGTAAAGGGCTTCGCCGAGAAGAGCGGGACCGCCATGCACCCGAATGAAGCCGTGACCAACGCGGTGGTACTCGGCCTCGCCGCCCACGTCGATGAGTTGGGGAAGCCGTTGTGCCCCTGCAACTTCTACCCCGACAAACAGGCCGAAGCCAAGCTGCGACGCTGGATGTGCGCCTGCGACGAGATGCAAATCTACAAATACTGCCACTGCCTGCTTTTCGTCCGTGAAGACGGCATGCCGATCACCGAATATCTGCCGGAGGACCACGAAGGTCGCCAGTGTTACGGACTCATCACCGATCCAACGCCGGAAAAGGGACGGGCGCTCCGGCACAAAGCACTGCCGATGGCGCCGAAAGAAGGCACTCCACCGACCACACCGGAGTCCGCCCCGCAGCCGTGA
- a CDS encoding VWA domain-containing protein, producing MASGRSSEQLCDLLAEQLGPDAAAAVVTAIADSAARPDAVDGVLVLLDELTEEAPKAARAAIDALADMQRRGLLADVLPWVDLGVAIAADSGALALRFFKESPLLLGLIEPSGRAIVLAAALELADRQANVAVEFIRIAPEAVAVLSPADWSVWMDLACELTETDFALAVEYIRQIPSIARVLSLDAVRAWVRFGMKLIVENSLGKPDYLGVLEFFRTSPAILEDIPGPSHRNQVIGIGAQMAERAPAAGIAVLAEAPAILRRLPSEKWRTQVLRYGLLVAERDAETALTYLRRCPELIALVGSGEGAEEKFQSWFASGMEVLEYSQEAGQAYFAMETEKALGAVSQAMSGVPLRQIARRVKLFAQALCGRDLRIHDLPDSLESTQPMARARVSEDGQSIGLPSLVRRYPTYDENVRLYMVMAAHEAGHLEFGTFELPIVRLQDLVEDLAQRYGRPASTETRTLGDVFARYPQPGLIRDLWALVEDARVEYLLRAEYPGLSRDLASVAKDAVNVRSLAHGMTVRELVVDQLLLFTTTDGGSVIVPDAVKSEVDQLWSLCRTIYHPRATAEDAVRLADRLYARMDELLAIRREAIPSQDEAEVPEQSIPAPKSSEDLSDTYRPMDNWDYRGAMDPNLVRDRTESSPEQSAASGQGDSEGGAGLAGDAGGSSGAGTARSQQMSQDVLVPGRRQPSLVEEVLAVEGEGARPENDKAGETKTVRYREWDAAIQDYRMNWCRVVEREAVEGTSDFVEETLAAQRGTVTLLRRYFESLRPPGLRRVSGQLDGEDLDMDAVIGRVADLSAGIEPSERIYVRREKREREVAAAFLVDLSGSTSRQVEQGRRIIDIEKQGLVLLCEALTAIGDQFAVYGYSGQGRNQVDFVVVKGFDELVTGRAGAKLGGVVPLQQNRDGAAIRHATSKLLARQAKTRILVVISDGRPLDDGYKDDYSLEDTRMALREARVSGIEPVCITIDKQADPYVRRMYGDVRYVVIDRVEGLPEKLPRIYHRLTA from the coding sequence ATGGCGTCTGGGCGCTCCTCTGAACAACTGTGTGATCTGCTGGCCGAACAACTCGGGCCTGACGCGGCTGCTGCCGTGGTGACCGCTATCGCCGATTCGGCTGCCAGGCCCGATGCCGTTGACGGTGTTCTGGTGTTGTTGGACGAACTCACGGAAGAAGCGCCGAAAGCGGCCAGGGCTGCGATCGATGCGTTAGCCGACATGCAGCGTCGCGGCCTGCTGGCGGATGTGCTGCCATGGGTCGATCTCGGGGTGGCCATCGCGGCCGATTCCGGTGCGCTGGCCTTGAGATTTTTTAAGGAGAGTCCGTTGCTGCTCGGTCTCATCGAGCCATCCGGCAGAGCCATCGTGCTGGCCGCCGCATTGGAACTTGCGGACCGCCAGGCTAATGTGGCGGTGGAATTCATCCGGATTGCTCCGGAAGCGGTCGCTGTCTTATCTCCGGCAGATTGGTCCGTGTGGATGGATCTGGCCTGTGAACTCACGGAAACGGATTTTGCCCTGGCGGTGGAATATATCCGCCAGATTCCCTCGATTGCTCGTGTCTTGTCGCTCGATGCCGTTCGTGCCTGGGTGCGGTTCGGCATGAAGCTCATCGTCGAGAATAGTCTCGGCAAACCGGACTACTTGGGAGTCTTGGAATTCTTCAGAACGAGTCCGGCCATTCTGGAAGATATTCCCGGGCCGTCACACCGCAACCAGGTGATTGGTATCGGTGCGCAGATGGCCGAGCGGGCCCCGGCAGCAGGTATTGCGGTATTGGCGGAGGCGCCTGCGATCCTCCGCCGTCTTCCTTCGGAGAAATGGCGGACTCAGGTGCTCCGCTACGGGTTGCTGGTCGCCGAGCGTGACGCGGAGACGGCACTGACCTATCTTCGACGCTGTCCTGAATTGATCGCCTTGGTCGGGTCCGGTGAGGGAGCGGAGGAGAAGTTCCAATCCTGGTTTGCTTCCGGCATGGAAGTGTTGGAGTACAGCCAGGAGGCGGGGCAAGCCTACTTCGCGATGGAAACGGAGAAGGCCTTGGGCGCCGTGTCTCAGGCCATGAGCGGGGTACCGTTGCGGCAGATCGCCCGGCGCGTCAAATTGTTCGCGCAGGCGCTCTGCGGTCGCGATCTGCGCATTCACGATCTTCCCGACTCTCTCGAATCGACCCAGCCGATGGCTCGTGCCAGGGTGAGTGAAGACGGGCAGAGCATCGGCCTGCCGTCCCTCGTCAGGCGGTATCCGACCTACGATGAAAACGTGCGGCTCTATATGGTGATGGCGGCGCATGAGGCCGGACATCTGGAGTTCGGCACATTCGAGTTGCCTATTGTCAGGTTACAGGACCTGGTTGAGGATCTTGCGCAGCGTTATGGGCGTCCCGCCTCAACGGAAACACGGACCTTGGGTGATGTATTTGCGCGGTATCCGCAGCCTGGCCTGATTCGCGATCTCTGGGCCCTTGTGGAGGATGCCAGGGTCGAATATCTGTTGCGCGCCGAATATCCCGGCTTGAGCCGTGACCTGGCATCCGTTGCCAAAGACGCGGTGAACGTTCGAAGTCTTGCGCATGGCATGACGGTGCGCGAATTAGTGGTCGATCAGCTCCTGCTGTTCACCACGACGGATGGCGGATCGGTCATCGTTCCGGACGCAGTCAAAAGCGAAGTCGATCAGCTCTGGTCGCTTTGCCGGACGATCTACCATCCTCGGGCCACCGCCGAGGATGCGGTGCGCCTGGCGGACCGCCTCTATGCGCGGATGGACGAGTTATTAGCCATTCGTCGCGAGGCCATTCCCAGCCAGGACGAAGCGGAGGTTCCGGAACAATCCATCCCCGCGCCCAAGTCGTCGGAAGACCTGTCCGATACGTACCGGCCGATGGACAATTGGGACTATCGCGGCGCGATGGATCCCAATCTGGTGCGCGACCGAACGGAATCGTCTCCCGAACAGAGTGCGGCGTCCGGCCAGGGTGATAGCGAAGGCGGCGCGGGTTTGGCCGGTGATGCCGGAGGTTCGTCAGGCGCGGGCACCGCGCGCTCGCAGCAGATGTCGCAAGACGTGCTTGTCCCCGGCCGCCGACAGCCCTCGCTCGTGGAGGAGGTGCTGGCGGTCGAAGGCGAGGGGGCTCGGCCGGAGAATGACAAAGCCGGCGAGACCAAGACGGTTCGTTACCGGGAATGGGATGCGGCCATTCAGGACTACCGCATGAATTGGTGCCGGGTGGTTGAGCGCGAGGCGGTTGAGGGGACATCGGACTTTGTGGAAGAGACCCTCGCCGCCCAACGGGGAACGGTCACGCTGTTGCGTCGCTATTTCGAAAGTCTGCGCCCGCCCGGGCTCCGGCGCGTTTCCGGTCAGTTGGACGGAGAAGACCTGGACATGGATGCCGTGATCGGTCGAGTGGCTGATCTGTCGGCGGGCATCGAGCCATCGGAGCGGATCTATGTGCGGCGCGAAAAACGGGAACGTGAGGTCGCCGCCGCATTTCTGGTGGATCTCAGTGGATCGACGAGTCGTCAGGTCGAGCAGGGACGGCGGATTATCGATATCGAAAAGCAGGGGCTCGTGCTCCTCTGTGAAGCGTTGACGGCGATCGGCGATCAATTCGCCGTGTACGGCTATTCGGGGCAGGGGCGGAACCAGGTGGATTTTGTGGTCGTGAAAGGCTTCGACGAACTCGTAACCGGGCGTGCCGGGGCCAAGTTGGGGGGGGTTGTGCCTCTGCAGCAGAATCGCGACGGCGCGGCCATTCGGCATGCGACCAGCAAGCTTCTCGCCCGCCAGGCCAAGACGCGGATTCTAGTCGTCATCAGCGACGGCCGCCCATTGGACGACGGCTACAAGGACGACTACTCGCTGGAAGATACGCGCATGGCGCTGCGGGAGGCCCGTGTCAGCGGCATCGAACCGGTCTGCATCACGATCGACAAGCAGGCGGATCCCTATGTGCGTCGAATGTACGGAGATGTGCGGTATGTGGTGATTGATCGGGTGGAGGGGTTGCCGGAGAAGCTCCCGAGGATTTACCATCGGCTCACCGCCTGA
- the mdh gene encoding malate dehydrogenase, which translates to MGRPKITVVGAGNVGGTVAQRLAEKNAYDVVLVDIVPGIPQGKALDITQAGPVCGYSTRVVGTNGYDETAGSSIAVITSGIPRKPGMSRDELLATNAKIVKTVVRELVSRSPNIILILVTNPLDAMVHVARQVSGLPKSRVLGMAGVLDTARLRSFVAEELDVPGTEVQAMVLGGHGDTMVPLVRQTTVTGKPITDRLAPDRLAALIKRTQDGGAEIVGLLKTGSAFYAPSASAVDMVEAIMNDQKRVVPCAMLCEGEYGLKDVIVGVPVTLGRNGGEAIVEYDLTAEERTALQASADAVRDLCAVVDRLLTA; encoded by the coding sequence ATGGGACGACCAAAGATTACGGTAGTGGGCGCGGGGAATGTCGGCGGAACGGTCGCGCAGCGGCTGGCGGAGAAAAATGCGTACGATGTCGTACTGGTCGACATTGTGCCGGGCATCCCGCAGGGCAAGGCCTTGGATATCACACAGGCCGGGCCGGTGTGCGGGTACAGCACCCGCGTCGTCGGGACGAATGGGTATGACGAGACCGCCGGGTCCTCCATTGCCGTCATCACGTCGGGAATTCCCAGGAAACCGGGCATGAGCCGGGACGAACTCCTGGCGACGAACGCTAAAATTGTCAAAACGGTGGTGCGCGAGCTGGTATCGCGTTCGCCGAACATCATCCTTATTCTGGTGACGAATCCGTTGGACGCCATGGTGCATGTAGCGCGACAGGTCAGCGGACTGCCGAAATCACGAGTCCTCGGGATGGCGGGTGTCCTGGATACGGCGCGCTTGCGGTCGTTCGTAGCCGAAGAATTGGATGTGCCGGGCACGGAGGTGCAGGCGATGGTGTTGGGGGGGCACGGGGATACGATGGTGCCGCTGGTTCGGCAAACGACGGTGACCGGGAAGCCGATCACGGATCGATTGGCTCCGGATCGGCTCGCTGCCTTGATTAAGCGGACACAGGACGGCGGGGCCGAAATCGTGGGGCTGCTCAAGACCGGCAGCGCGTTTTATGCGCCCTCCGCCTCCGCGGTGGATATGGTCGAAGCGATCATGAACGACCAGAAGCGGGTGGTGCCCTGTGCCATGCTCTGTGAGGGGGAATACGGGCTGAAGGATGTCATCGTTGGTGTGCCCGTGACGTTGGGACGGAACGGGGGTGAAGCCATCGTTGAATATGATCTGACGGCTGAGGAGCGCACTGCATTGCAGGCGTCCGCGGATGCGGTGCGGGACTTATGTGCAGTCGTTGATCGCCTGCTGACTGCGTGA
- a CDS encoding urate hydroxylase PuuD, whose product MAGVGAGEADWFGLIVRWVHFLAGITWIGLLYFFNLINAGFLKSLDGPTKNIVIPKLMPAALNWFRHGATVTVLAGIVLYGYLYSKGGTGALALGIGGLLGIIMMGNVHGIIWPNQKKVIAAVAAAAQGTPAPPEMAQWGKTALIASRINFLLSIPMLFFMGAGSHLK is encoded by the coding sequence ATGGCGGGGGTGGGGGCGGGCGAAGCCGATTGGTTCGGTCTGATCGTTCGCTGGGTTCATTTCCTGGCCGGCATCACTTGGATCGGACTGTTGTACTTCTTTAACCTTATCAATGCTGGCTTTCTCAAGAGCCTGGATGGACCGACGAAGAACATCGTCATTCCCAAGCTCATGCCTGCTGCGCTGAATTGGTTCCGCCATGGCGCCACGGTCACCGTCCTCGCGGGGATCGTCCTCTACGGCTACCTCTATTCAAAGGGTGGAACGGGGGCGCTTGCACTGGGGATCGGCGGTCTCCTGGGTATCATTATGATGGGGAACGTGCACGGGATTATTTGGCCCAATCAGAAGAAAGTCATTGCAGCGGTGGCTGCGGCTGCCCAGGGCACGCCCGCTCCGCCGGAGATGGCTCAGTGGGGAAAAACGGCCTTGATCGCATCACGCATCAACTTTTTGCTGTCTATTCCCATGTTGTTCTTCATGGGAGCAGGGAGCCATTTGAAGTAA
- the nuoF gene encoding NADH-quinone oxidoreductase subunit NuoF — MQKLEGAPWEIDPYLKTGGYEAWRKCLKEMTPNDIVGEIKKAGLRGRGGAGFPTGTKWDKVLNHRVQERYFVCNAGEHEPGTFKDRHLLKHIPHQLIEGCLIASRTVNAKASYIYVNHEYAEEEANLRKAIAQARERGLLGKNILGTGVDLDLEVYSGHGSYVAGEETAMLESMQGRPAMPRQKPPFYPTDFGLYGKPTLVNNVETLCNIPQILKNGAAWFTQVGTEKCPGTMLFSLSGSVNRPGVYEMPMGVTIRDLIETCGGGVPNGRKIKAVFPGGPAFSMVTADQLDLPMDFDSLKKAGTGLGSAGTIVIDDATCMVAATLKYSNFFKGESCGQCPPCRMGTINLATLMDKIERGEGSQKDLDSLLQLCGFVKGTGYCTLITGAAVLVQSSLRLFQHEFEEHIRLQRCPFQPARTGGGANA, encoded by the coding sequence TTGCAGAAGCTTGAAGGGGCTCCTTGGGAAATCGACCCCTACCTCAAGACCGGCGGGTATGAAGCCTGGCGGAAGTGTCTGAAAGAAATGACCCCAAACGACATCGTCGGCGAAATTAAGAAAGCCGGGTTGCGCGGTCGTGGCGGCGCCGGTTTTCCGACCGGTACGAAGTGGGACAAGGTCCTCAATCATCGAGTGCAGGAACGTTACTTTGTCTGCAACGCCGGTGAGCATGAGCCGGGCACCTTCAAAGACCGTCATCTCCTGAAGCATATCCCGCACCAACTGATCGAGGGCTGTCTCATTGCCTCTCGAACCGTGAACGCCAAAGCCTCCTACATTTACGTCAACCATGAGTACGCGGAAGAAGAGGCCAATCTCAGAAAAGCCATCGCCCAAGCCAGGGAACGTGGCCTCTTGGGGAAGAATATCCTCGGAACGGGCGTGGACCTCGACCTTGAAGTCTACTCCGGCCATGGCAGTTATGTAGCTGGTGAAGAGACGGCCATGTTGGAGTCCATGCAGGGACGTCCGGCCATGCCGCGTCAGAAGCCGCCGTTCTATCCCACCGATTTCGGACTGTACGGGAAGCCGACCTTGGTGAACAACGTTGAGACGTTGTGCAATATTCCCCAGATTCTTAAAAACGGCGCCGCGTGGTTTACTCAGGTGGGGACGGAGAAGTGTCCCGGGACCATGCTCTTCTCTCTTAGCGGATCGGTGAATCGGCCCGGAGTGTATGAAATGCCGATGGGCGTGACGATCAGGGACCTCATTGAGACGTGCGGCGGAGGTGTCCCTAACGGGCGCAAGATCAAGGCCGTATTCCCAGGGGGGCCTGCGTTCTCAATGGTCACGGCGGATCAACTGGATCTGCCGATGGATTTCGATTCACTGAAGAAGGCCGGGACCGGACTCGGCTCCGCCGGGACGATTGTGATTGACGACGCCACCTGCATGGTTGCTGCTACCCTCAAGTACTCAAATTTCTTCAAGGGTGAAAGCTGCGGCCAATGCCCTCCGTGCCGGATGGGTACGATCAATCTGGCGACATTGATGGACAAGATCGAGCGCGGAGAGGGGAGCCAGAAGGACCTCGACTCATTGCTGCAATTGTGTGGATTTGTAAAGGGCACCGGGTACTGCACCCTGATCACGGGTGCCGCAGTCCTGGTGCAGAGCAGCCTGCGATTGTTCCAGCATGAATTTGAAGAGCATATTCGTTTGCAACGCTGTCCCTTTCAGCCGGCCCGCACTGGGGGCGGTGCGAACGCCTAG
- a CDS encoding (2Fe-2S)-binding protein, which translates to MPRVSFLHPQGRSGEVESNLTLLEAAKMLGFELNHDCGGNASCTTCRVEVQTGGDNLSEIDFDEQDLLDREALSEPWHRLGCQARVLGDVVVRVPETKWVQPTSASSGEVGKRGTGLP; encoded by the coding sequence ATGCCGCGTGTGAGTTTTCTTCATCCCCAGGGGCGGAGCGGTGAGGTCGAGTCAAATCTCACGCTGCTGGAAGCTGCCAAGATGCTGGGGTTTGAACTGAATCACGATTGCGGCGGCAATGCGTCCTGTACCACGTGTCGCGTTGAAGTGCAGACGGGTGGGGACAATCTGTCGGAGATCGATTTCGACGAACAGGACTTGTTGGATCGTGAAGCCTTGTCGGAGCCGTGGCATCGGCTAGGGTGTCAGGCAAGGGTATTAGGAGATGTGGTGGTGCGTGTGCCGGAAACCAAATGGGTGCAGCCCACATCCGCCTCATCAGGCGAAGTCGGAAAAAGAGGGACAGGACTTCCGTAA
- the erpA gene encoding iron-sulfur cluster insertion protein ErpA, producing MVTITQLAEQKIKELMTEEKDVVGLRIYVRGGGCHGYQYGMAFESKMADDDTVIEKGDVKVIMDSQSAPLLQGAEVDYVDSLQGSGFSIKNPQAKTTCGCGSSFSA from the coding sequence ATGGTAACGATTACGCAATTGGCCGAGCAGAAAATAAAAGAACTCATGACCGAGGAAAAAGACGTGGTCGGTCTGCGGATCTATGTTCGCGGCGGAGGATGCCACGGGTATCAGTACGGCATGGCCTTCGAATCCAAAATGGCCGACGATGATACGGTCATTGAAAAAGGCGACGTGAAGGTCATCATGGATTCGCAAAGCGCACCGCTGCTTCAGGGCGCCGAAGTGGATTATGTCGACAGCTTGCAGGGGTCCGGATTCTCGATCAAGAATCCGCAAGCCAAGACGACCTGCGGGTGCGGCAGTTCTTTCAGTGCGTAA
- a CDS encoding 6-carboxytetrahydropterin synthase, whose translation MTRRYRFCAAHRLHTDQLSAEENWATFGKCNNPNGHGHNYVVFVSVRGDIDPVTHQVLDVSRLDAVVERIVVQRFDHQDLNLDPEFATQTTTGENLVLLIWDLLVDQLPAGRLVKVGVIETRDNYFEYSGSVESMRREEGVRHG comes from the coding sequence ATCACCCGGCGCTATCGCTTCTGCGCTGCCCATCGGCTGCATACCGATCAGCTGTCGGCTGAGGAGAATTGGGCCACTTTCGGGAAGTGCAATAATCCCAACGGACACGGCCACAACTATGTGGTGTTCGTGTCCGTCAGAGGTGACATCGATCCGGTCACGCATCAGGTGCTCGATGTGTCACGGCTTGATGCCGTGGTCGAACGGATCGTGGTGCAACGTTTCGATCATCAGGATTTGAATCTGGATCCTGAGTTCGCGACCCAGACCACGACCGGAGAGAATCTGGTGCTGCTCATTTGGGACTTGCTGGTGGATCAGCTTCCTGCGGGACGGTTAGTAAAGGTCGGAGTAATTGAAACGCGGGATAACTACTTCGAGTATTCCGGCTCCGTGGAGAGCATGCGGAGAGAAGAGGGAGTGAGGCATGGCTAA
- the folE gene encoding GTP cyclohydrolase I FolE: MAKVVSGSRARRSRVSAAPTDQDPIEGLMTNLLLELGEDPDRNGLLNTPKRVAKAMRFMTQGYRQDIDHLLNGALFPIEYDEMVIVKDIDFFSMCEHHLLPFFGKCHVGYLPNKKVVGLSKIPRVVDAFSRRLQVQERLTLQIAETLKKKLNAHGVAVVMEARHLCMMMRGVEKQNTVAVSSSMLGVFRTQQQTREEFLKLIRGSSVRDGN; the protein is encoded by the coding sequence ATGGCTAAAGTGGTTTCTGGGTCCCGAGCCAGACGGTCGCGTGTCTCTGCGGCGCCGACCGACCAGGATCCGATCGAAGGGCTGATGACGAATCTCTTGCTGGAATTGGGAGAGGACCCTGACCGTAACGGCCTCCTCAATACGCCGAAGCGGGTTGCGAAGGCCATGCGCTTTATGACTCAAGGGTATCGGCAGGATATCGATCATCTGCTCAACGGGGCTCTGTTCCCGATCGAGTACGACGAAATGGTGATCGTGAAGGACATCGATTTCTTTAGCATGTGCGAACACCACCTGCTGCCGTTTTTTGGAAAGTGCCATGTTGGGTACTTGCCGAACAAGAAAGTCGTGGGGCTCAGCAAGATTCCCCGGGTGGTGGACGCGTTCAGCCGACGACTGCAGGTTCAGGAACGGCTGACGCTCCAGATCGCCGAAACACTGAAGAAAAAGCTGAATGCGCATGGTGTGGCGGTGGTGATGGAAGCGCGGCATCTCTGCATGATGATGCGGGGCGTCGAAAAACAGAACACCGTGGCCGTGAGCAGTTCCATGCTGGGCGTGTTTCGCACACAACAACAGACCCGCGAAGAGTTCTTGAAGTTGATTCGAGGCAGCAGCGTCAGAGACGGAAACTAA
- a CDS encoding alpha/beta fold hydrolase: protein MFCDTKGIRLAYDDRGTGLPLVFLHAFPLNRSMWTPQTTALSRQFRTIAVDLRGHGESDAPLWNFSLDQYADDVCALLDHLAVPQAVLVGLSMGGYISFAFSRKYGSRLKGLVLADTRAQADSPEGRTGRFNLAQTAYGKGADAVADIMLPKLLGATSLQQKPELVDYVRRTIRHTPVSGILVDLMAMADRPDSVAHLRTLASPTLVVVGQEDHTTPLADAQVMATGIPGARLAVIPAAGHLSNLEQPEVFNDLVRNFVEELRAEGD, encoded by the coding sequence ATGTTTTGCGACACGAAGGGCATTCGGTTGGCCTACGATGACCGGGGCACAGGACTTCCTCTCGTCTTCCTCCATGCGTTCCCGCTGAATCGCTCGATGTGGACACCGCAGACGACCGCGCTGTCCCGACAATTCAGGACCATCGCCGTGGATCTGCGCGGACATGGTGAGTCGGATGCCCCGCTGTGGAATTTTTCACTCGACCAGTACGCCGACGATGTCTGCGCACTGCTCGACCACCTTGCCGTTCCACAAGCGGTCCTGGTCGGGCTGTCGATGGGAGGATATATCAGCTTTGCCTTCTCCCGAAAATACGGGAGCCGCCTGAAAGGACTGGTGCTGGCTGATACTCGAGCGCAGGCGGATAGCCCGGAGGGACGCACGGGACGTTTCAATCTGGCTCAGACTGCCTATGGGAAAGGGGCCGACGCCGTGGCGGACATCATGCTCCCGAAACTACTGGGCGCAACATCGCTGCAACAGAAACCTGAATTGGTTGATTACGTCCGGCGCACAATCCGGCACACGCCGGTGAGCGGCATTCTCGTCGATCTGATGGCCATGGCGGATCGCCCCGATTCCGTCGCCCATCTCCGCACGCTCGCCTCCCCAACTCTGGTGGTAGTCGGCCAGGAAGACCACACCACACCCCTCGCCGATGCGCAAGTGATGGCGACAGGAATACCCGGTGCCCGGCTGGCGGTGATCCCTGCCGCCGGGCACTTGAGTAATCTTGAACAACCTGAGGTCTTTAACGATCTGGTGAGAAACTTCGTCGAGGAACTACGGGCGGAAGGCGATTAG